In Pochonia chlamydosporia 170 chromosome Unknown PCv3seq00008, whole genome shotgun sequence, the following proteins share a genomic window:
- a CDS encoding ribonuclease H-like protein (similar to Metarhizium robertsii ARSEF 23 XP_007826248.1) produces MPQQRLHFVQTLQRKRSTPSDDLLARSSQQPLDTDESYASQCQPSPPRTGSVASCAKPRTSWIFSHMPDEDIETRYYNQRTRKEEWRRKYCEKTYSCSGGTAAPTKHLTDPPPDGHGLPKGAPRSAKVRTIRTILEQARLTAEENVRKRRRLNNHYGDSVDPDQLEVLYVRFIAACSLPFRLVECAEFRALLSYVNADIDTWLPDTHQTIKKWIMRQYEDQKEKVKQRIQSAKSRIHISCDLWTSPNSLAILGVVAHYVTEDGKLEHHTLALKDIDGEHDGSHLAAAIMEVVEDWGFASKLGYFVMDNATNNDTMMKSLSLALLRQFDIQYDPKSHRLRCQGHIINLAAKSFLFVTDNETLEHEDSSLHNVTLKQIEAWRRKGPLGKLHNFAVYIQRSVQRSQKFMAISHNRRLARDNDTRWNSWYTMLRAALNLREAIDGYFNKWVEADCAGDRLSAEDWTILEKIESFLEKLKMTTKALESSFATLDHVLLAMDFVLAQFEAGKEAYTDDPIMAPMYNSGWAKLDKYYRLTDESPAYVAAIVLHPSHKWHYIHENWKREWIESSEKLIEALWGEYKPVESLPLAEAPSTTTNEFLKWRNKHLQPAPIRDEYEHYCRSERVYGFTSALTWWVEETQQKTYPNLSKMAVDILSIPAMAAEPERLFSGAKITITDRRNRMGSDVVEALECLKSWFGISEFQSTML; encoded by the exons ATGCCTCAACAGCGCCTGCATTTTGTTCAAACACTGCAACGGAAACGTTCAACACCATCCGATGACCTTTTGGCGCGttccagccaacaaccaTTGGACACAGACGAGAGCTACGCCTCTCAATGCCAGCCTTCGCCACCTCGCACGGGCTCTGTAGCCTCTTgcgccaagccaagaacatcatggATCTTCTCTCACATGCCAGACGAGGATATCGAAACGAGATATTACAATCAACGGACCAGGAAAGAAGAATGGCGCCGCAAGTATTGTGAGAAGACATATTCTTGTTCCGGTGGAACTGCGGCTCCAACTAAGCACCTAACGGATCCTCCTCCGGACGGTCATGGCCTCCCAAAGGGCGCCCCACGATCGGCCAAAGTAAGAACCATACGAACCATTCTcgaacaagctcgtcttaCGGCCGAGGAAAATGTCCGAAAACGCCGTCGACTCAACAATCATTACGGAGACTCGGTCGACCCggaccagcttgaagtgttgtacgtacggttTATTGCCgcctgttctcttccatttcggcttgTGGAATGCGCAGAATTCCGTGCACTACTATCCTACGTTAATGCCGATATTGATACttggcttccagacacaCACCAAACTATCAAGAAATGGATTATGCGCCAGTATGAAgatcagaaggagaaggtcaagcagcgcattcagtcggcaaagtcgaggaTTCATATCAGCTGCGATCTCTGGACCTCTCCCAACTCCCTGGCAATCTTGGGCGTAGTTGCTCACTATGTAacggaagacggcaagctggaacaccatACTTTGGCCCTAAAGGACATCGACGgtgagcatgatggttcTCATCTCGCTGCGGCAATtatggaagtggttgaagattggggcTTTGCTTCTAAGTTGGGCTATTTCGTCATGGATAATGCAACCAATAAcgacacaatgatgaagtcgcTTTCTCTTG CCCTTCTACGTCAATTTGACATACAGTATgatcccaaatctcaccgactccgctgccaaggtcataTTATCAACCTAGCCGCCAAatccttcctcttcgttaCCGATAACGAGACGCTCGAACACGAAGATTCCAGTCTGCACAATGTGACACTGAAACAGATTGAGGCGTGGCGGCGGAAAGGCCCACTTGGtaagcttcacaactttgccgtTTACATTCAGCGAAGTGTTCAGCGCAGCCAGAAGTTTATGGCTATTAGCCATAACCGCAGGCTTGCGCGagacaacgacacaagatggaattcGTGGTATACCATGCTGCGAGCGGCCTTGAATCTtagagaagcaattgatggctatttcaacaaatgggtaGAAGCAGATTGCGCTGGAGACAGGCTTTCTGCAGAGGACTGGACCATCCTCGAGAAGATCGAATCTTTTTTagagaagctcaaaatgacgaccaaggctctggagtcATCGTTTGCAACTCTCGACCATGTTCTGCTGGCTATGGACTTTGTGTTGGCACAATTCGAAGCAggaaaagaggcatataCTGACGATCCGatcatggcaccaatgtATAACTCGGGCTGGGCGAAATTGGATAAGTACTATCGCCTTACTGACGAATCGCCTGCCTATGTCGCAGCTATAGTTCTTCATCCCTCGCATAAATGGCATTATATACACGAGAACTGGAAGAGGGAATGGATTGAGTCATcggagaagttgattgaggcGCTGTGGGGTGAATACAAACCCGTGGAATCACTTCCTCTCGCCGAGGCACCATCCACGACTACGAACGAGTTCTTGAAATGGCGAAACAAGCATCTACAACCGGCACCTATCAGGGACGAGTATGAGCATTATTGTAGGTCTGAGCGGGTGTATGGGTTTACCAGTGCCCTTACATGGTGGGTAGAGGAGACGCAGCAAAAGACCTACCCTAACTTGAGCAAAATGGCCGTGGACATACTGTCAATTcctgcaatggctgccgagcCTGAaaggctcttctctggggcaaagataACCATTACAGATCGTCGAAATCGCATGGGGAGTGATGTAGTTGAAGCATTAGagtgtttgaagtcatggtttggGATATCAGAGTTTCAAAGCACTATGTTGTAG
- a CDS encoding transposase (similar to Metarhizium robertsii ARSEF 23 XP_007817074.2), giving the protein MPTTDKLRGMANWPEWSTKVQLALVSMGLWGHVKGEVIRPADDAADWVKSDSKAIFFMINNMTEITQQKLKQSGWDVDIATSETTWNLLKSSVTKITDESLADLLMKFPHYKRRDFTTFNAYIAKTLWAWDTIVKAGGLDDKFLVMTLMNGIKDTYPEWYTNWKHDCDRGKFPTKQDFLQFLSAKADDEEAAGAPINLSMQTPNQLPRLPEGTKGSDQCHIHVNMAHTNDNCWSRHPEKRPSWHKGKRKGKNSGRVGNPDIIQPMNLAILATALSSDAVVLDSGAAEHCFNDLKWFTHIDFHDEDSRYVGHNNVPYGRQGIGIVQITANGKTLILHNVGYCAVGAANIIATSILERSYGLVVNGQTKELVFASSGHKLCSYAWKSGIAVLDIGPQSKSQCNFSVLPNRATTKNVDYGLMHHRLMHAGVERTKRACKAAGIQLNESSIKEFHCEACYLGKADAIISRAKFEPTAFLSHVYWDLLQHTPIGYGGYRWSLHGIDGYTGFQWIMFLTRKKHALPKLKEWKGKVEKMSGGHQVQVFVFDNGGEFKSDKAAEWGTKEEVNIKYTTPYAHEQNGRAEKAGKDIAAGARTTLIQLQLPQELWPLFMETSVYIHNLLPVRRYNWQSPIQRMFKIINLPYEPNLQHIHTWGCKAYVTIPKEIQVKSQKMANKAKIGNLVGMEGLHGHVYKIWLPDEQRVVRARDVRFHEEPNNKTRTETTIEYEAKLVEPDLEGSGKIIYTEVRNGLGTDLGRKQIEEHHLGPSGTITPETHSADRGSLSPDIRLGTPLESPHSMLSDIDVVEQIDDSGASQSQHEQLHQDTGPIRQAPADVDKNPRSETPRNNLQERTPPYTPAQQYRGDQTQIRNQLAQEEQEDLLQEQPIPPARAMHGTVSEEQDVEDPASEQPMGQGLVSDQHNHPNHSSHRSLRNQPRRDYSDNGVTIAAERAAKYINLIYREEDIIQKQPKLRLIPMWSIIKIREHLNQPRVPKNWFDARMRNDYKSKWLPAMERQFRSLAEMDVWTLVELPPGKLALDGRWVYDEKYPKDADPYARARWVVRGDQIKDSYALEDLYAAVAHMTSVRLFCTVVALLDLAWAQYDAVTAFLNAKARQEVYMKQPQGFGDGSGRVCLLKRALYGLPTAPLWWFDTARAYLKELGFAPLASELCLFRRDDGVHILLYVDDMIIAAPTKQMVKDTAESIALRFKIKEIGEVTEFLGLEIKRDRSQRRIWISQEKFIDKIVEKFFPDQQLNKAQSPWPSKTEIPANWKELDVAMPSTDWLERTGSLNFLSMGTRPDITYTVQRLCEANQGPTEIHVQVLKHLFRYISTTKSYGICLGGSYRITDLKLRVYADASFATDPMTRFSTAGHIVFVAEGPIHWKSAKQTLVTTSTTEAEFINLTPAGMSILWISQFLADLKMPQPKPLVLFTDSQNARLAVLNKNNTARTRHIDIRYKWIINRTNDGFFQLHQVGTDEMTADGLTKALTPVKHAQFIRQLNLGKAQVTR; this is encoded by the coding sequence ATGCCAACTACGGACAAGCTCCGTGGCATGGCCAATTGGCCTGAATGGTCAACCAAGGTCCAGCTTGCGCTAGTGTCAATGGGTCTTTGGGGCCATGTTAAAGGAGAGGTGATACGGccagcagatgatgcagctgaTTGGGTCAAGAGCGATTCTAAGGCTATATTTTTCAtgatcaacaacatgacggaGATAACGCAGCAGAAACTAAAACAATCCGGCTGGGATGTAGACATCGCAACATCCGAAACCACTTGGAATCTGTTGAAGTCCTCTGTTACAAAGATTACGGATGAATCCCTTGCTGATCTCTTAATGAAATTCCCACACTATAAGCGCAGGGATTTCACGACGTTCAACGCATATATTGCAAAAACACTGTGGGCTTGGGATACGATTGTCAAAGCTGGGGGCTTAGACGATAAGTTCTTAGTCATGACCTTGATGAATGGTATCAAAGACACCTATCCGGAATGGTATACCAACTGGAAGCACGATTGTGACAGAGGCAAGTTTCCAACCAAGCAGGACTTCCTACAGTTTCTGTCCGCTAAGgcggatgacgaagaagctgctggagccCCTATCAACTTGTCTATGCAAACACCCAATCAGCTACCACGATTGCCGGAAGGGACCAAAGGGTCGGACCAGTGTCACATCCATGTTAACATGGCTCACACAAATGATAACTGCTGGTCGCGACACCCAGAAAAACGACCCTCTTGGCATAAAGGCAAACGAAAAGGCAAAAATTCTGGCCGAGTCGGTAATCCAGATATCATCCAGCCGATGAACCTTGCAATTCTGGCGACCGCCTTATCATCAGATGCCGTAGTATTGGATTCCGGAGCTGCGGAACACTGCTTCAATGACCTTAAGTGGTTTACACACATTGACTTCCACGATGAAGACAGTCGCTATGTTGGGCATAATAACGTCCCCTATGGTCGTCAAGGAATTGGAATAGTGCAGATTACGGCGAATGGGAAAACACTTATCCTGCACAACGTTGGATACTGTGCGGTTGGTGCCGCAAATATAATCGCGACGAGCATCTTGGAAAGGAGCTATGGTCTGGTTGTTAATGGTCAAACTAAGGAACTGGTTTTTGCAAGTTCAGGGCATAAGTTATGCTCATATGCATGGAAATCAGGAATAGCTGTTCTTGACATTGGACCACAATCCAAGTCACAATGCAACTTTTCTGTTCTTCCCAATCGAGCTACAACTAAGAATGTTGATTACGGCCTAATGCACCACCGGCTAATGCATGCTGGTGTAGAGAGAACTAAACGAGCTTGCAAAGCAGCTGGGATCCAATTGAATGAGTCATCTATTAAGGAATTTCACTGCGAGGCATGTTATCTTGGCAAGGCGGATGCTATTATTAGCCGGGCCAAGTTCGAGCCAACGGCATTTCTTAGTCATGTCTACTGGGATCTGCTACAACACACACCAATTGGATACGGAGGCTACCGTTGGTCTCTTCACGGCATAGACGGATATACTGGCTTCCAATGGATCATGTTTTTAACCAGGAAGAAACACGCGCTGCCGAAACTAAAGGAATGGAAGGGGAAGGTAGAGAAGATGAGTGGCGGgcatcaagttcaagtctttgtctttgacaacggCGGCGAGTTCAAATCAGATAAGGCCGCTGAATGGGGCACCAAGGAAGAGGTCAATATCAAGTATACAACACCTTATGCCCATGAACAGAACGGCAGAGCCGAAAAAGCTGGTAAAGACATTGCGGCTGGAGCTCGCACAACACTTATTCAGCTACAACTACCCCAAGAACTCTGGCCTCTCTTCATGGAGACCAGTGTGTACATTCACAATCTCCTACCGGTACGGCGGTACAACTGGCAAAGTCCGATCCAACGGATgttcaaaatcatcaacctgCCATATGAGCCAAATCTCCAGCACATCCACACATGGGGTTGTAAAGCCTACGTCACAATCCCCAAGGAAATTCAAGTCAAGAGCcagaaaatggccaacaaagccaagattggcaatcttgttggcatggaAGGTCTGCATGGCCACGTATACAAAATATGGCTTCCGGATGAGCAACGCGTCGTCCGGGCCCGTGATGTGCGCTTCCATGAGGAACCCAACAATAAAACACGCACTGAAACGACGATCGAATACGAAGCTAAACTCGTCGAGCCAGACCTTGAAGGCTCCGGAAAGATCATCTACACAGAAGTGCGGAATGGGCTAGGCACAGACCTAGGCAGAAAACAAATAGAGGAACATCATCTGGGTCCGTCTGGCACAATAACACCAGAAACACATTCAGCAGACCGGGGTTCACTGTCCCCAGATATTAGGCTGGGAACACCTCTCGAATCGCCACACAGTATGCTGTCAGATATTGATGTGGTTGAACAAATCGATGACAGCGGTGCtagccaaagccagcatgagcagcttcatcaagacACAGGGCCAATAAGACAGGCACCTGCAGACGTGGATAAGAACCCACGATCAGAAACACCGCGGAACAACTTGCAAGAACGAACACCACCCTATACGCCGGCCCAACAATATAGGGGAGACCAAACACAGATTCGGAACCAGCttgcccaagaagaacaggaGGACCTGCTACAGGAACAGCCCATACCACCTGCACGGGCAATGCATGGCACAGTTTCCGAAGAacaggatgttgaagatcCAGCATCGGAACAGCCGATGGGCCAGGGGTTAGTGTCTGATCAACACAACCATCCCAACCATTCTTCACATCGTAGCCTGCGTAATCAACCACGACGGGACTACTCAGACAATGGCGTTACAATTGCTGCAGAAAGAGCAGCCAAGTACATCAATCTAATAtatcgagaagaagacatcatacagaaacagccaaaacTCCGGCTAATACCGATGTGGTCGATCATAAAGATCAGGGAACATCTTAACCAACCACGAGTACCAAAAAACTGGTTTGATGCCCGTATGCGAAATGACTATaagtcaaagtggctgcCAGCAATGGAAAGACAGTTCCGGAGCCTCGCTGAGATGGACGTCTGGACCCTTGTTGAACTGCCACCGGGCAAACTTGCGCTTGACGGCCGATGGGTGTATGATGAGAAATATCCAAAGGATGCCGATCCCTACGCACGAGCCAGATGGGTCGTACGAGGTGATCAAATCAAAGACTCATACGCCTTAGAAGATCTCTATGCAGCAGTAGCACATATGACATCAGTGCGACTCTTCTGTACAGTCGTTGCtctcttggacttggcctGGGCCCAATATGATGCAGTGACTGCGTTCCTAAATGCAAAGGCACGACAAGAAGTATACATGAAACAACCACAAGGCTTTGGTGATGGATCCGGACGAGTGTGTCTGCTGAAACGAGCACTCTATGGACTTCCAACAGCACCactgtggtggtttgataCAGCCCGCGCATATTTGAAAGAGCTAGGATTTGCGCCACTGGCATCAGAGCTCTGTCTCTTCCGACGAGACGATGGAGTCCACATTCTTCTATACGTTGACGACATGATCATTGCGGCGCCCACTAAACAGATGGTCAAGGACACAGCTGAGTCGATTGCCTTGCGATTCAAAATCAAGGAAATCGGCGAGGTGACAGAGTTCCTAGGTCTTGAAATCAAGAGAGACCGATCACAGCGCCGCATCTGGATCAGCCAAGAGAAATTCATCGATAAGATTGTAGAGAAATTCTTCCCTGACCAACAGCTTAACAAGGCACAGAGCCCCTGGCCTTCGAAGACCGAGATCCCGGCTAACTGGAAAGAACTGGATGTCGCGATGCCATCCACAGACTGGCTTGAACGTACTGGCAGTCTGAACTTTCTATCCATGGGGACGAGACCTGATATCACATATACCGTACAACGGCTGTGTGAAGCTAATCAGGGCCCAACCGAGATACACGTCCAAGTACTGAAACATCTCTTCAGATATATATCAACAACCAAATCGTATGGCATTTGCCTCGGTGGTAGTTACAGAATCACAGATCTCAAGCTCCGTGTATATGCGGATGCATCCTTTGCAACGGACCCAATGACCCGCTTCTCAACAGCAGGCCATATTGTCTTCGTTGCTGAGGGACCAATCCATTGGAAGTCGGCCAAGCAGACGCTCGTGACGACTAGCACAACCGAGGCTgaattcatcaacctcacacCAGCGGGAATGAGCATATTGTGGATATCGCAATTCCTCGCTGACCTGAAAATGCCGCAACCGAAGCCATTAGTCCTATTTACAGACAGTCAGAACGCCAGGTTGGCAGTATTAAATAAGAACAACACGGCTCGTACGCGTCATATTGATATCCGGTACAAGTGGATCATCAATCGTACCAATGATGGgttctttcaacttcatcaagtcgGTACAGACGAGATGACAGCCGATGGATTGACAAAGGCACTTACGCCAGTTAAACATGCCCAATTTATCAGGCAACTCAACCTGGGCAAAGCCCAAGTCACTCGCTGA
- a CDS encoding integrase core domain-containing protein, giving the protein MEPPIALNPFPNDVCSAFKAYIESPTYTNRERIEYTKWHILLDNPDRKPRNPAESRLKHRAFSEFELINNRLQRKPDSKHLEPRYVVPENEAFDTIANQHLQLLHAGKNKTCEAVQQKFYGITLADVEFIIKHCKNCALNRPAATKAPLVPIVTTRAWECVQADLIDMRHEPSCQCKWILHIKDQFSKYTQLYPLKTKHAEPIAEAFTRFIAAFLPPKIVQTDNGKEFKGALLILLRKYGIQIINGAPRSSQTQGLVEQANGVVEAKLRPWKMDNGSPEWANGIMEVTLAMNTQKHSTIGCAPVKLLFRERTPYTDWLNQQKRLDPAVGVPDYERWFTEIIGGKLRM; this is encoded by the coding sequence ATGGAACCACCAATTGCTCTTAATCCATTTCCAAATGATGTTTGCAGCGCATTTAAAGCTTACATTGAGAGCCCGACTTACACTAATAGAGAGCGCATTGAATACACCAAATGGCACATCTTACTTGATAATCCCGACCGAAAACCGCGGAACCCAGCTGAGTCTCGACTTAAGCACAGGGCTTTCTCTGAATTTgaactcatcaacaatcgGCTACAGCGCAAGCCAGATTCCAAGCACCTAGAACCACGATATGTGGTACCTGAGAATGAAGCTTTTGATACAattgccaaccaacattTACAACTACTTCATGCTGGGAAGAACAAGACTTGCGAAGCAGTGCAGCAAAAGTTTTATGGCATAACGCTTGCAGATGTTGAATTTATTATCAAACATTGCAAGAACTGTGCACTTAATCGACCAGCTGCGACGAAGGCTCCGCTGGTTCCCATTGTTACGACTCGGGCTTGGGAATGTGTTCAAGCTGATCTAATTGATATGCGCCATGAACCATCATGTCAATGCAAGTGGATACTACACATCAAGGATCAATTTTCCAAATATACCCAGCTGTATCCATTGAAAACCAAGCACGCAGAGCCTATTGCAGAAGCCTTTACTCGATTTATCGCCGCCTTCTTACCTCCTAAGATTGTTCAaaccgacaatggcaaagaatTCAAAGGAGCATTATTGATCTTGCTGCGCAAGTATGGGATTCAGATTATTAACGGAGCACCAAGATCATCTCAAACCCAAGGTTTGGTTGAACAAGCCAATGGAGTGGTAGAAGCGAAGCTCAGACCTTGGAAAATGGATAACGGGTCTCCTGAATGGGCCAATGGAATTATGGAAGTTACGCTGGCAATGAACACCCAGAAGCACTCAACTATTGGTTGTGCTCCTGTAAAGCTGCTCTTTAGGGAGCGTACTCCCTATACTGACTGGTTAAATCAGCAAAAGCGATTAGACCCTGCTGTCGGCGTCCCAGACTACGAGAGATGGTTTACAGAAATTATTGGCGGAAAACTAAGAATGTAA
- a CDS encoding GEgh16 protein (similar to Beauveria bassiana ARSEF 2860 XP_008601810.1), producing MRFTSSLLVVSYLFTLGNCHSVILNAQGISNSPASVGFQVDPAIARNCININPCQQDATIIRDAEIKANLVNKCGRTQLKGNIDVGENTENAIAAKAVTQVKKGSDITVTLHQVNADGAGPYICDVDETGNSGTFTNLTVANNVPGSNGLSQTRATAFNITVKMPDQLKCTGGSTGNVCVVRCRNTSVAGPFGGCFPVEQVDTEKTINSPASIKTKVSLVEMANEVEANQAAFKDAVRANERAGSDVSKQNLAIVNALLNETVVTKSFAEETPTVVVGGGEAPAVTSIQPAKGRNGNCNNNRNKNSNSNGNGNGNGNRNGNGTRRNNETQNA from the exons ATGCGCTTCACATCCTCACTTCTTGTCGTTTCTTATCTCTTTACCCTAGGCAACTGCCATTCAGTAATTCTCAATGCGCAGGGTATTTCCAATTCTCCAGCAAGCGTTGGCTTTCAAG TTGACCCTGCTATCGCTCGTAATTGCATAAACATCAATCCTTGTCAACAAGACGCAACTATTATTCGAGACGCAGAAATCAAGGCCAATCTTGTAAATAAGTGCGGCCGCACGCAATTGAAGGGAAACATTGATGTTGGGGAAAACACCGAAAATGCCATCGCGGCCAAGGCGGTTACTCAAGTGAAGAAGGGGAGTGATATCACCGTTACTCTTCACCAGGTTAATGCCGACGGTGCTGGCCCGTACATTTGCGATGTTGACGAGACCGGCAATTCTGGCACTTTCACA AATCTCACCGTGGCGAACAATGTCCCTGGATCCAATGGTCTCTCACAAACCAGGGCAACAGCGTTCAACATCACGGTCAAAATGCCGGATCAGTTAAAGTGCACAGGAG GTTCCACCGGCAATGTATGTGTTGTTCGTTGTCGCAACACATCCGTGGCTGGTCCATTCGGCGGTTGCTTCCCCGTGGAGCAAGTTGACACCGAGAAAACCATCAACTCCCCCGCCAGTATCAAAACGAAAGTGTCATTGGTCGAAATGGCCAATGAGGTAGAGGCGAACCAGGCCGCTTTTAAAGATGCGGTGAGAGCCAACGAACGAGCTGGTTCCGATGTGTCCAAGCAAAACCTGGCAATTGTAAATGCCCTCCTTAACGAGACAGTAGTTACCAAGTCTTTTGCTGAAGAGACTCCAACCGTggttgttggcggcggcgaagCTCCTGCTGTCACATCTATTCAACCAGCCAAAGGGCGGAATGGCAATTGCAATAACAATAGGAACAAGAACAGTAAtagcaatggcaatggcaatggcaacggcaacagGAATGGAAACGGTACCAGAAGAAATAACGAAACCCAAAACGCATAG
- a CDS encoding transposase-like protein (similar to Metarhizium acridum CQMa 102 XP_007809653.1): MVAPEQSTFVSAGSGMSLVDNSILSLGTTVRTPGFHHTTLNLTTPIRIRQGEENKQANKNTSTFSQAEGMDNDHRRCIQISINNCWSKLDEYYTLLGQSPPYPAAVILHPRWNVSWLEANWTSREQLVWLRDAKKSVREYFEQHYAANEPSNRVKTVFGKAMRQAEPSQFDQWMQSQDRHMTEEGDELAAYMRQGPIRRENLNPILWWKDHQEKYPRLSKFALDILAIPAMSADPERTFSVTK, translated from the exons ATGGTCGCCCCGGAGCAATCCACGTTTGTTTCAGCTGGTTCTGGCATGTCACTGGTCGACAACTCGATCCTGTCCCTGGGCACCAC AGTCCGCACACCTGGCttccaccacaccacactcAACCTTACAACGCCGATCCGCATCCGCCAGGGGGAGGaaaacaagcaagcaaacaagaaTACCTCTACCTTCTCGCAAGCTGAGGGTATGGATAATGACCACCGACGATGCATACAAATCTCCATCAATAACTGTTGGTCAAAACTTGATGAGTATTACACCCTACTTGGCCAATCCCCGCCTTACCCAGCTGCTGTCATTCTTCACCCGCGCTGGAATGTGTCTTGGCTTGAGGCGAATTGGACCAGCCGCGAGCAACTGGTATGGCTGCGAGACGCCAAGAAGAGCGTTCGGGAATATTTCGAACAACATTATGCAGCCAATGAGCCATCTAATCGAGTGAAAACCGTGTTTGGAAAAGCGATGCGGCAAGCCGAGCCCAGTCAATTCGACCAGTGGATGCAGAGCCAGGATCGGCACATGACGGAGGAAGGCGATGAACTTGCAGCTTATATGAGGCAAGGCCCGATTCGGCGAGAGAACTTGAATCCTATTCTGTGGTGGAAGGACCACCAAGAAAAATATCCACGCTTGAGCAAGTTTGCCCTCGACATATTGGCGATTCCTGCCATGTCTGCCGATCCTGAGCGGACTTTCAGTGTGACAAAATGA
- a CDS encoding sugar isomerase (SIS) (similar to Metarhizium robertsii ARSEF 23 XP_007819153.1), whose amino-acid sequence MAENRQAERWPIQTSAVIRVGARQSQPLPPPRPPTPCASSSDRIFVDPMDLFSLEEQQQEQQKQDHTQKADQQHSHQQCSQESPAKEGRLWRGIHVLGTEAFALAALTKLYETDATAREGFNEAVEVITRQALTSGKLIVIGVGKSGYIGKKLVATLQSLAIQAVFLHPTEALHGDLGIINAHDILLFITFSGKTQELMMMLPYLDDALPTIILTSHTHRDTCEFIRRRPSTILLPAPVHESEKASFGVSAPSTSTTLALALGDALAITVANEMHHNVSAVFAKNHPGGAIGAAAAAATSPQTIKDMCIPMAEIPSLEGLRLSSTATGIDLLAAFNSKSG is encoded by the coding sequence ATGGCTGAGAACCGCCAAGCAGAACGCTGGCCTATCCAGACAAGTGCTGTGATTAGGGTTGGAGCAAGACAAAGccaaccacttccaccaccacgtccgccaacaccatgcgCCTCGTCATCAGATCGGATCTTTGTGGATCCAATGGATCTATTCAGTTTAGAAGAGCAacagcaagagcagcaaaaaCAAGACCATACACAGAAAGCCGACCAACAacacagccatcaacaatgcTCTCAGGAATCCCCCGCCAAGGAAGGTCGTCTTTGGCGCGGCATTCACGTTCTGGGCACAGAAGCATTTGCTTTGGCCGCTCTTACAAAGTTATATGAAACCGATGCAACGGCTCGTGAAGGATTCAATGAAGCTGTCGAGGTCATCACCCGTCAAGCTCTTACAAGTGGAAAGCTCATCGTTATTGGTGTGGGAAAATCAGGCTATATTGGTAAGAAACTAGTCGCCACGTTACAAAGTCTAGCTATACAGGCCGTGTTCTTGCATCCAACCGAGGCGTTACACGGAGACCTGGGTATAATTAACGCCCACGACATACTACTCTTCATCACATTCTCCGGAAAGACCCAGGAgctcatgatgatgctgccatACTTGGACGACGCACTGCCAACCATTATTCTCACCTCCCATACACACCGTGACACTTGCGAATTTATCAGACGGCGCCCAAGTACCATTCTGTTACCAGCACCTGTTCACGAAAGTGAGAAGGCATCCTTTGGAGTGTCCGCCCCATCAACGTCCACAACTCTTGCGCTAGCACTCGGAGATGCATTAGCGATTACTGTTGCCAATGAGATGCATCACAACGTGTCAGCTGTATTCGCAAAGAACCACCCCGGAGGTGCAATTGGcgcagcggcggcagctgcaACGTCTCCGCAGACAATCAAAGACATGTGCATCCCGATGGCGGAAATCCCTTCACTAGAAGGACTGCGTTTATCTTCAACGGCTACCGGCATCGATCTTCTCGCAGCATTTAACTCCAAGTCTGGCTAG